The following are encoded together in the Panthera leo isolate Ple1 chromosome B4, P.leo_Ple1_pat1.1, whole genome shotgun sequence genome:
- the PDGFB gene encoding platelet-derived growth factor subunit B isoform X1: MNRCWALFLSLCCYLRLVSPEGDPIPEELYKMLSDHSIRSFDDLQRLLHGDSVDEDRAELDLNSTRSHSGSELESLSRGRRSLGEAAGSPTVAEPAMIAECKTRTEVFEVSRRLIDRTNANFLVWPPCVEVQRCSGCCNNRNVQCRPTQVQLRLVQVRKIEIVRKRPVFKKATVTLEDHLACKCETVVAARPVTRSPGSSQEQRARTPQTRVTIRTVRVRRPPKGKHRKFKHTHDKKALKETLGA, encoded by the exons ATGAATCGCTGCTGGGcgctcttcctgtctctctgctgcTACCTGCGTCTGGTCAGCCCCGAG GGGGACCCCATTCCCGAGGAACTCTACAAGATGCTGAGTGACCACTCAATCCGCTCCTTCGATGATCTCCAGCGCCTGCTACACGGAGACTCCGTAG ACGAAGACAGAGCCGAGTTGGACCTGAATTCAACTCGATCCCATTCTGGAAGCGAGCTGGAGAGCTTATCCCGAGGGAGAAGGAGCCTAGGTGAGGCTGCGG GTTCCCCGACGGTCGCCGAGCCAGCCATGATCGCCGAGTGCAAGACACGCACGGAGGTGTTCGAGGTGTCCCGGCGCCTCATAGACCGCACCAACGCCAACTTCCTGGTGTGGCCGCCCTGCGTGGAGGTGCAGCGCTGCTCCGGCTGCTGTAACAACCGCAACGTGCAATGCCGCCCCACCCAGGTGCAGCTGCGGCTTGTCCAG GTGAGAAAAATCGAGATCGTGCGGAAGAGGCCAGTCTTTAAGAAGGCCACGGTGACCCTGGAGGACCACCTGGCGTGCAAGTGTGAGACGGTGGTGGCTGCACGACCCGTGACCCGAAGCCCGGGGAGCTCCCAAGAGCAGCGAG CCAGGACACCCCAGACTCGGGTGACCATTCGGACGGTGCGAGTCCGCCGGCCCCCCAAGGGGAAGCACCGGAAGTTCAAGCACACGCATGACAAGAAGGCACTGAAGGAGACCCTCGGAGCCTAG
- the PDGFB gene encoding platelet-derived growth factor subunit B isoform X2, with translation MNRCWALFLSLCCYLRLVSPEGDPIPEELYKMLSDHSIRSFDDLQRLLHGDSVDEDRAELDLNSTRSHSGSELESLSRGRRSLGSPTVAEPAMIAECKTRTEVFEVSRRLIDRTNANFLVWPPCVEVQRCSGCCNNRNVQCRPTQVQLRLVQVRKIEIVRKRPVFKKATVTLEDHLACKCETVVAARPVTRSPGSSQEQRARTPQTRVTIRTVRVRRPPKGKHRKFKHTHDKKALKETLGA, from the exons ATGAATCGCTGCTGGGcgctcttcctgtctctctgctgcTACCTGCGTCTGGTCAGCCCCGAG GGGGACCCCATTCCCGAGGAACTCTACAAGATGCTGAGTGACCACTCAATCCGCTCCTTCGATGATCTCCAGCGCCTGCTACACGGAGACTCCGTAG ACGAAGACAGAGCCGAGTTGGACCTGAATTCAACTCGATCCCATTCTGGAAGCGAGCTGGAGAGCTTATCCCGAGGGAGAAGGAGCCTAG GTTCCCCGACGGTCGCCGAGCCAGCCATGATCGCCGAGTGCAAGACACGCACGGAGGTGTTCGAGGTGTCCCGGCGCCTCATAGACCGCACCAACGCCAACTTCCTGGTGTGGCCGCCCTGCGTGGAGGTGCAGCGCTGCTCCGGCTGCTGTAACAACCGCAACGTGCAATGCCGCCCCACCCAGGTGCAGCTGCGGCTTGTCCAG GTGAGAAAAATCGAGATCGTGCGGAAGAGGCCAGTCTTTAAGAAGGCCACGGTGACCCTGGAGGACCACCTGGCGTGCAAGTGTGAGACGGTGGTGGCTGCACGACCCGTGACCCGAAGCCCGGGGAGCTCCCAAGAGCAGCGAG CCAGGACACCCCAGACTCGGGTGACCATTCGGACGGTGCGAGTCCGCCGGCCCCCCAAGGGGAAGCACCGGAAGTTCAAGCACACGCATGACAAGAAGGCACTGAAGGAGACCCTCGGAGCCTAG